In one Musa acuminata AAA Group cultivar baxijiao chromosome BXJ2-5, Cavendish_Baxijiao_AAA, whole genome shotgun sequence genomic region, the following are encoded:
- the LOC103983733 gene encoding uncharacterized protein LOC103983733 — protein sequence MQKLEALLDLSGNLPIMNFMASEGIMMVEFYGELSFLKLLLASSQVILGFRLMEWLLTNLWILQFYIARNNFCNEQTQKYAIRVIAEHLSEDEIADLKEMFKMIDADNSGQITFEELKVGSERVGSTLKESEILCTYAGSRQMLITAGPLIMASLLLPLYI from the exons ATGCAGAAGTTAGAAGCTCTCTTGGATTTGTCAGGTAATTTGCCTATCATGAATTTCATGGCTTCTGAGGGAATTATGATGGTAGAGTTCTATGGTGAACTGAGCTTTCTCAagttacttttggcttcctcccagGTCATCCTTGGGTTCAGATTGATGGAGTGGCTCCTGACAAACCTCTGGATTCTGCAGTTCTATATCGCCCGAAACAATTTCTGCAATGAACAAACTCAAAAATATGCTATCAGA GTTATTGCTGAACACCTTTCTGAGGATGAAATTGCTGACCTTAAGGAGATGTTCAAGATGATAGATGCAGACAACAGTGGGCAGATAACATTTGAAGAACTCAAGGTTGGATCGGAAAGGGTTGGTTCTACTCTCAAGGAGTCAGAAATTTTATGCACTTATGCAGGCAGTAG GCAGATGTTGATAACAGCGGGACCATTGATTATGGCGAGTTTATTGCTGCCACTTTACATCTGA